One genomic region from Athalia rosae chromosome 3, iyAthRosa1.1, whole genome shotgun sequence encodes:
- the LOC105686923 gene encoding gamma-1-syntrophin isoform X1, producing MRINPTKMSTPIEEKIYQNLKVRTGTVTVSDGKSKPIPMRLQLSMEVLKLQREDVEQSVNHNKPPLDAKERMVQITRQKVGGLGLSIKGGAEHKLPVLISRIYKGQAADHCGQLFVGDAIIKVNGEYITACHHDDAVNILRNAGDLVVLTVKHYRAAKPFLQKNDKEEKLDNVSNEDTEDGWISPSRRAGSPRSGHSRHGSNASSVSINQEKKWLDIITVPLMMAYVTRYIFGTDKLRRNAFEVRGLNGSRTGVIHCDDSAILSQWLKYITDNITGVTHLQMKLYNRNFGVGERIEYMGWVNEAVSNSNQPWQSYRPRFLALKGPDLLLFETPPCNIGDWSRCALSFKVYQTMFRVMKESENVDERQHCFLAQSPGKPPRYLSVETRQELLRVEAAWHTAVCSAVAHLKSKTFPVTFNGRSSALTLEWTQGFTLAYDICTAGETVWRYKFSQLRGSSDDGKSRLKLHFQEPESIAIETKELECSQLQNLLFCMHAFLTAKVAAVDPTFLTSTTP from the exons atgagAATCAATCCAACAAAAATGAGTACTCCGATAGAGGAGAAAATCTACCAGAATTTGAAG GTCAGAACCGGGACGGTGACGGTGAGCGATGGAAAAAGCAAGCCGATTCCTATGCGTCTTCAGTTGTCTATGGAAGTACTGAAATTGCAGAGAGAAGACGTTGAG CAGTCAGTGAACCACAACAAACCACCCTTAGACGCGAAAGAACGAATGGTTCAAATAACCAGACAAAAAGTAGGAGGACTCGGACTGAGCATCAAGGGAGGAGCTGAGCACAAACTCCCCGTATTAATATCAAGGATTTACAAAGGTCAAGCGGCTGACCATTGCGGACAGCTGTTTGTGGGCGATGCTATCATCAAAG TCAATGGGGAATATATAACAGCCTGTCACCACGACGATGCTGTGAACATATTGAGGAATGCTGGAGATTTAGTTGTGCTCACGGTAAAACATTACAGAGCTGCTAAAccatttttgcaaaaaaatg ACAAAGAAGAGAAGTTGGATAATGTTAGTAACGAAGACACTGAGGATGGTTGGATATCACCTAGCAGAAGAGCAGGCAGTCCGAGGTCCGGACATAGCAGACATGGTTCTAATGCTTCATCTGTGTCtataaatcaggaaaaaaaatggctggACATCATAACGG TTCCTTTGATGATGGCTTACGTTACGAGATATATATTTGGTACCGATAAGCTCAGAAGAAATGCTTTCGAAGTCAGAGGCCTGAACGGTTCAAGAACTGGAGTTATTCACTGTGACGATAGCGCTATTCTCAGTCAGTGGCTGAAGTATATCACAGACAATATAACAGGAGTAACGCACCTGCAG ATGAAGTTGTACAATCGTAATTTCGGGGTTGGTGAAAGAATCGAATACATGGGGTGGGTGAACGAGGCTGTCAGCAACAGTAATCAACCCTGGCAGAGCTACAGACCAAGGTTTTTGGCACTCAAAGGACCAGATCTACTACTCTTCGAAACCCCACCG tgcaACATTGGGGACTGGTCGCGTTGCGCGTTGTCCTTTAAGGTGTACCAGACGATGTTCAGGGTGATGAAAGAGTCTGAAAACGTCGACGAAAGGCAGCATTGCTTTCTTGCTCAAAGTCCGGGCAAACCACCTCGCTATTTAAGTGTAGAAACAAGGCAAGAACTTCTCAGGGTCGAGGCAGCATGGCACACAGCGGTATGCTCTGCAGTAGCTCATCTCAAg AGTAAGACTTTCCCGGTAACATTCAACGGTCGTAGTTCCGCTTTGACACTGGAATGGACACAGGGTTTTACGTTGGCATACGACATTTGCACAGCAGGTGAGACGGTTTGGCGTTATAAATTCTCTCAGCTCCGAGGATCGAGTGACGACGGCAAGAGCCGCCTAAAGTTGCACTTCCAAGAACCGGAGAGCATCGCCATAGAGACAAAG gaATTGGAGTGTTCTCAGTTACAGAATTTATTATTCTGCATGCACGCATTTTTAACTGCAAAAGTAGCAGCCGTCGATCCAACTTTTCTGACATCAACGACGCcttaa
- the LOC105686923 gene encoding gamma-1-syntrophin isoform X2, producing the protein MRINPTKMSTPIEEKIYQNLKVRTGTVTVSDGKSKPIPMRLQLSMEVLKLQREDVESVNHNKPPLDAKERMVQITRQKVGGLGLSIKGGAEHKLPVLISRIYKGQAADHCGQLFVGDAIIKVNGEYITACHHDDAVNILRNAGDLVVLTVKHYRAAKPFLQKNDKEEKLDNVSNEDTEDGWISPSRRAGSPRSGHSRHGSNASSVSINQEKKWLDIITVPLMMAYVTRYIFGTDKLRRNAFEVRGLNGSRTGVIHCDDSAILSQWLKYITDNITGVTHLQMKLYNRNFGVGERIEYMGWVNEAVSNSNQPWQSYRPRFLALKGPDLLLFETPPCNIGDWSRCALSFKVYQTMFRVMKESENVDERQHCFLAQSPGKPPRYLSVETRQELLRVEAAWHTAVCSAVAHLKSKTFPVTFNGRSSALTLEWTQGFTLAYDICTAGETVWRYKFSQLRGSSDDGKSRLKLHFQEPESIAIETKELECSQLQNLLFCMHAFLTAKVAAVDPTFLTSTTP; encoded by the exons atgagAATCAATCCAACAAAAATGAGTACTCCGATAGAGGAGAAAATCTACCAGAATTTGAAG GTCAGAACCGGGACGGTGACGGTGAGCGATGGAAAAAGCAAGCCGATTCCTATGCGTCTTCAGTTGTCTATGGAAGTACTGAAATTGCAGAGAGAAGACGTTGAG TCAGTGAACCACAACAAACCACCCTTAGACGCGAAAGAACGAATGGTTCAAATAACCAGACAAAAAGTAGGAGGACTCGGACTGAGCATCAAGGGAGGAGCTGAGCACAAACTCCCCGTATTAATATCAAGGATTTACAAAGGTCAAGCGGCTGACCATTGCGGACAGCTGTTTGTGGGCGATGCTATCATCAAAG TCAATGGGGAATATATAACAGCCTGTCACCACGACGATGCTGTGAACATATTGAGGAATGCTGGAGATTTAGTTGTGCTCACGGTAAAACATTACAGAGCTGCTAAAccatttttgcaaaaaaatg ACAAAGAAGAGAAGTTGGATAATGTTAGTAACGAAGACACTGAGGATGGTTGGATATCACCTAGCAGAAGAGCAGGCAGTCCGAGGTCCGGACATAGCAGACATGGTTCTAATGCTTCATCTGTGTCtataaatcaggaaaaaaaatggctggACATCATAACGG TTCCTTTGATGATGGCTTACGTTACGAGATATATATTTGGTACCGATAAGCTCAGAAGAAATGCTTTCGAAGTCAGAGGCCTGAACGGTTCAAGAACTGGAGTTATTCACTGTGACGATAGCGCTATTCTCAGTCAGTGGCTGAAGTATATCACAGACAATATAACAGGAGTAACGCACCTGCAG ATGAAGTTGTACAATCGTAATTTCGGGGTTGGTGAAAGAATCGAATACATGGGGTGGGTGAACGAGGCTGTCAGCAACAGTAATCAACCCTGGCAGAGCTACAGACCAAGGTTTTTGGCACTCAAAGGACCAGATCTACTACTCTTCGAAACCCCACCG tgcaACATTGGGGACTGGTCGCGTTGCGCGTTGTCCTTTAAGGTGTACCAGACGATGTTCAGGGTGATGAAAGAGTCTGAAAACGTCGACGAAAGGCAGCATTGCTTTCTTGCTCAAAGTCCGGGCAAACCACCTCGCTATTTAAGTGTAGAAACAAGGCAAGAACTTCTCAGGGTCGAGGCAGCATGGCACACAGCGGTATGCTCTGCAGTAGCTCATCTCAAg AGTAAGACTTTCCCGGTAACATTCAACGGTCGTAGTTCCGCTTTGACACTGGAATGGACACAGGGTTTTACGTTGGCATACGACATTTGCACAGCAGGTGAGACGGTTTGGCGTTATAAATTCTCTCAGCTCCGAGGATCGAGTGACGACGGCAAGAGCCGCCTAAAGTTGCACTTCCAAGAACCGGAGAGCATCGCCATAGAGACAAAG gaATTGGAGTGTTCTCAGTTACAGAATTTATTATTCTGCATGCACGCATTTTTAACTGCAAAAGTAGCAGCCGTCGATCCAACTTTTCTGACATCAACGACGCcttaa